In Montipora foliosa isolate CH-2021 unplaced genomic scaffold, ASM3666993v2 scaffold_470, whole genome shotgun sequence, the following are encoded in one genomic region:
- the LOC137989735 gene encoding uncharacterized protein encodes MASLSISSLASFFSGEQKSLDRGENHYRSDHVQSFTYSAGIIRGEVKASMKNKSYKVAVYLDDQLNMKSTECECPRGEFKCSHAAAIIIYGVHNLSRTDVECQWRRKKTVETVQAASQMFPLPEKKKDYSPLSRAPSNEDREWLYCQLRQYGKFTGVCWLLSREPEPAAQLPLKTIEEIIFSEGFLGEQTSVGQLEYFIKNVKVGQDIIKEVSALTTGQRDNPAWHLTRKGRLTASNFGAVLKAKRVTQALTTRLLGDYDLSRVRAIAWGVDNEEMAIRAFTALTGLVPVQTGIWLHESGVLGASPDGLVGDDAVLECKCPYTHRNETVAEAVKHKDFYLESKNGHYALKTSHIYWDQVQGQLFLAQRKYCYFTVWTTRDTAVLKVQRDESWKPNIDILTDFYFHKLFPKIVEGEL; translated from the exons ATGGCGTCGCTTTCAATCTCTTCTTTAGCTTCTTTCTTCTCTGGCGAGCAAAAATCACTAGATCGTGGCGAAAATCACTACCGATCTGATCATGTACAAAGTTTTACATATTCTGCAGGAATAATTCGAGGTGAAGTCAAAgcaag TATGAAAAACAAGAGCTACAAAGTCGCG GTTTATCTGGACGATCAATTGAATATGAAAAGCACAGAATGCGAATGCCCGAGGGGAGAGTTCAAATGTAGCCATGCGGCTGCCATCATCATTTACGGAGTACACAATTTAAGCAGAACGGACGTAGAATGTCAGTGGCGGCGTAAAAAGACTGTAGAGACAGTACAGGCTGCCTCTCAAATGTTTCCTCTTCCTGAGAAGAAAAAAGATTATTCTCCGTTATCCCGAGCACCAAGCAACGAAGACAGAGAGTGGCTCTACTGTCAATTGCGACAATATGGAAAGTTCACGGGAGTTTGCTGGCTTTTGAGTAGAGAGCCAGAGCCTGCTGCCCAACTACCTCTCAAAACAATTGAAGAAATCATTTTTTCAGAAGGTTTTCTGGGAGAACAAACTTCTGTGGGCCAACTTGAGTATTTTATCAAAAATGTAAAGGTCGGACAGGACATAATCAAAGAAGTGAGTGCTCTCACAACCGGGCAACGCGATAATCCCGCATGGCATTTAACACGCAAAGGCCGACTAACTGCAAGCAATTTTGGGGCAGTACTGAAAGCCAAACGAGTTACTCAAGCCCTTACAACGCGTCTGCTCGGAGATTACGATCTGAGTAGAGTCCGTGCCATTGCATGGGGTGTTGACAACGAAGAAATGGCAATAAGAGCTTTCACTGCATTGACTGGCCTGGTACCTGTCCAGACTGGCATATGGCTACATGAGTCTGGTGTTTTAGGCGCATCTCCAGACGGACTAGTAGGCGATGATGCTGTTCTTGAATGCAAATGCCCATACACCCACCGAAATGAGACCGTTGCAGAAGCAGTCAAACACAAGGACTTTTATTTGGAGAGCAAAAATGGACATTATGCCCTGAAGACTAGTCATATCTATTGGGATCAAGTTCAGGGCCAGCTGTTTTTAGCCCAGAGGAAGTATTGTTACTTTACAGTATGGACAACAAGGGACACTGCGGTCCTTAAGGTACAGCGAGATGAGTCTTGGAAACCtaacattgacattttgactgacttttattttcataaacTTTTTCCCAAGATTGTGGAGGGAGAACTTTGA
- the LOC137989724 gene encoding uncharacterized protein, whose amino-acid sequence MAHDQAVKAKTLATQASYGYQRQEIASEPRQTQSAGTQMSNSPEFFCPSVGSHALEKCFRFRDRSYKERKEFVLNKRLCMNCLRENHVATRCRLARACMLSGCARRHNSLLHPPPALGEVSRVSNCESQRVPVNQGPSRASGAGEGQCAAIGSSRPRVGFRVVPVRVRGCDGGPEVETCAFLDNGSDTTLCLKGLVQRLGLNGTPKHFTLSSVNSESSPRVGYEVALDVMALNGDDSVRLDKVWTVDRLPVLNRNVPCEEDVKRWPHLRGIEFPKLDGKAVEILIGNDVPEAHWVFEQRRGRRKQPYAVRKPLGWTLIGPLGQTSTLFVEDKKCYRISLRDCTTLNSRNPCRARNQHFLLKTIGRLPS is encoded by the coding sequence ATGGCCCATGATCAAGCAGTGAAGGCTAAGACTCTCGCCACACAAGCTTCCTATGGTTATCAGAGACAAGAAATTGCGTCGGAACCCAGACAAACTCAAAGTGCAGGGACGCAAATGTCAAACAGTCCTGAATTCTTCTGTCCATCTGTCGGCTCTCACGCCTTGGAGAAATGCTTCAGGTTCAGGGATAGGTCCTATAAAGAACGTAAGGAGTTTGTGCTGAACAAGAGACTCTGTATGAACTGTTTGAGGGAGAACCATGTTGCTACACGATGCAGATTAGCAAGAGCATGTATGCTCAGTGGCTGTGCTAGACGACACAACTCGCTTCTTCATCCACCTCCGGCCTTAGGGGAGGTATCTAGAGTTTCTAACTGTGAATCCCAGCGAGTTCCTGTCAACCAAGGTCCAAGTCGTGCTTCTGGGGCCGGAGAAGGTCAGTGTGCTGCGATAGGTTCCAGCAGACCACGTGTCGGTTTTAGAGTTGTTCCAGTTAGAGTCCGTGGTTGTGATGGCGGACCCGAAGTAGAGACGTGTGCGTTTTTAGATAATGGTTCAGACACTACCCTTTGCTTAAAAGGCCTAGTCCAGCGGCTCGGTTTGAACGGAACGCCTAAgcattttactttgtcttcggTTAACTCTGAGAGCTCCCCTAGGGTGGGTTATGAAGTTGCGCTGGATGTGATGGCTCTTAATGGTGACGACAGTGTGCGTTTAGACAAGGTCTGGACCGTGGACCGCCTCCCAGTTCTTAACAGAAATGTTCCTTGTGAGGAGGATGTGaagcgatggcctcacttgcGCGGCATAGAGTTTCCCAAGCTCGATGGAAAGGCCGTTGAGATTTTGATTGGAAATGATGTCCCCGAGGCTCATTGGGTTTTCGAGCAGAGGCGTGGAAGACGTAAGCAGCCCTATGCTGTTAGAAAACCCCTTGGTTGGACACTCATTGGTCCCCTGGGCCAAACGTCGACTTTGTTTGTGGAGGACAAGAAATGCTATCGAATCAGTTTAAGAGACTGTACAACGCTGAATTCTCGGAATCCCTGTCGTGCTCGAAACCAGCATTTTCTGTTGAAGACCATCGGGCGCTTGCCATCCTAG